ACGTCATAGACATATTGGAGCAACAGGGGCCAAGGCAAAAGGCACAGTTTATTGCAAATGCGATCCTTCATTACATCCACTGTCCGGAAACTCTGGATACTAGGATTACACAGACGGTTGATGTAGCATTTATTGAGAAGATTGTACTGGAAATTTTAAAGGAGCAGGGGATGGGAGAAATAAATGTGGGGTCAGGACAAGTTGTTTCAAATCCGGTAATAAGGAATATGGGTGAACCGAAGAAAGTATCAAAGGATCTAGAAACCAGAATTCTGGACGATGAGATGATGGAAATGATTGCACATACCATGTCTGCATTTCGAAGTAAATGAAGAAAAGAGGCTGGAAGGTTTTAAGTTTTCCTTCTAGACCTCTTTTTCATGAATAGCGGCAATGTAACTATTTACAATATTTTCCAGATGTCGGTATTGTGTCGGAGTTAATTCCGAGATTTTAGATGACAGATACGAACAGTCATTTTCGGTTATCTTTCCGGTTAGGAGATAATCGGTACTAATCTGAAGCGCTGAACAGATTCGGATAATATTCTCAGGGCGTAATGCTTTTTTTCCAAGTTCTGCATAAGATATAGTTTGTGAGGTAATTTCAGATAATTCAGCAAGTTCTTCTTGTGTGAGCCGAAGCTGTTTTCGCCGAGTTAGGAGCCGATTCCCTATTTGATTTAATAGTTCACTCATAATATTCTTCCTTATTTATTTCTATAGTTGAATTTTATATACCATAAGCGAAAATATCGAGCGAACATAGTTGAAATTTATCAACTATAGCACATATAATGATAGAGAATAATACATGAAGGAGAACAAAAGATGGAAAAAAGGGCATGCGCAGTAACCGGACATGATCCAAAACGCTTTAAGTTTAAATACAAAGAAGACTATAGTTTATGTAAAAAAATTAAAAGGACAATAAAAAATGAAATACAACGGCTTTATGATGAGGAAAATGTTAGGACATTTTATGTTGGGGGTAGTTTAGGGGTAGATATGTGGGCAGGAGAAATTGCACTTCGTTTGAAGGAGCAGCCAGGGTATAAAGACATAGAACTTGTGGTAGTTCTTCCATTTCCAGATCATGAAAAGGATTGGGATAAAAGGAGTAAAATGCGACTGTCATTTCTTATAAATCACAGCGAAGACTGTAAAATTATAGGACAGAAGAAAAATCAAAGAAGTTATATAGAGAAAGATATATATATGGTAGATCAGACAGAATATCTGCTAGCGGTGTATGATAATAATTCTGATGAAAAGCTACAAATAACAAAAATGGTAAGGTATGCTTTGAGTAAAGGAAAAGGAGTTATCATGATCCATCCGGATACAGCTGAAATAGTTTAATAATACATTAGGAGAATGTGCAGGTTCCGCTGAGGTGTTAAATGTCTTTTTTATCATTTTTCCTCTGCGAGAATATTGTTGATGAGTACCTTTCGCAAATCCTGTCATTTTTTGCACTGACTTATATGTTTTTTGAAGGAGAGATTTTTTAAGTGTCTGCTCAAATGTATGGAAGAGGGCACTTTATAGGTATCTATCTCGGATAAATATTATAAAATAAAAATGGGATAAGTTTATAAAAAATTAAGATAGTTTGGCAAATTCATTGATAATTCATAAATGATTCATAAATCGTTTTGATAGAATCATTTTGTGGCATTACAATACAAATCCCTGAAAAGAGAAAGTAAGCAGTACCTGACACTAGAGGTGCAATACCTGATTCTATAGACAACAGTCTTTATCTTATTAAATGATAGATAAAGGCTGTTTTTTTGTTAGGGCAAAGCCCTGTTTACCATTGTGGAGTTTTTCGTTGATCCGAAAAACGGAACTTTGGAAAACAAATAAACCACCTGCTATGCAGGTGAGTTAGAATTGCTTCAGCTTACAGCAAAAAACCTCCAGTGTTATAATTAATGTAAGGTTCGCCAACCGCATTAATAAACAAAGGAGGTATCCATATGGATAGTAACAGTTTATCACATACAAAATGGAATTGTAAGTATCATATTGTATTTGCACCAAAATATAGGAGAAAAATAGCATACGGAAAAATAAAACAGGATATAGCAAATATTTTAAGTATGTTATGCAAAAGAAAAGGTGTAAAAATTGTAGAAGCAGAGATATGTCCAGATCATGTACATAGGCTAGTAGAAATTCCGCCAAGCATTAGTGTATCGTATTTTGTAGGGTATTTGAAAGGAAAAAGTACACTTATGATATTTGAAAGACATACAAATTTGAAATATAAATATGGAAATAGACATTTTTGGTGTCGAGGATATTATGTAGATACGGTAGGGAAAAATGCAAAGAAAATACAGGAATATATAGCAAATCAGTTACAAGAAGATTTGGAATATGATCAGATGACACTGAAAGAGTATATTGACCCGTTTACGGGTGAGCCAGTAAAAGCAAACAAATAAAATAAGCCCTTTAGGGCTTAGTAGGTAAATGATGTTGCGCTTGGCGAACCTATTTCGGAGAGTCTTTAGACTCCAGTGCCGGTAACAGACCCTTATAGGGTCAAAGCAAGCCACCGGCTTAGCCGGTGGTCTTGACTNAATAAGCCCTTTAGGGCTTAGTAGGTAAATGATGTTGCGCTTGGCGAACCTATTTCGGAGAGTCTTTAGACTCCAGTGCCGGTAACAGACCCTTATAGGGTCAAAGCAAGCCACCGGCTTAGCCGGTGGTCTTGACTAATAAATAAACATTTATCGGCAAGGCGGCAGCATTGAAAGCTGCCATACAATTATCGGGGAGAAAGTATTGTAAGCCGCCTGTGTGCCGTCCGTAAAATAGCGGACAAGGAGCATTGTTATGGATAAAATTATCCGTAACATTGAGTGGTATGCATACAGCAAATCTCCGAGACACACGGCTTTCAGAGAATACAGAGTAATCAGTTTTTTTGCTCATATTCCAAGGTGGAATCGATTTGGTAGGACCGAACAGTTACAATCAGATCTTATTAGAAAACTGATTAAACTACTCAATGCAGTTATTTTTGGAACGGCTGATTTTATATCATTTGTGTATAAAATTAGCTGTTTTTTATTTGTAAAGTTTTCTTTTGTTAAGTGCAGAAGTCCCCCCTGATTCAAAACTTCTCAAATAAATTTTGAATCGGAGGAGATATGCCATGTGGCAGAGAAATAATGGAAGAAAAGAGAATGAAGTGCTGCAGAATCACTTTACTTCTTATATATCAACGGCAATAAAACGCAGGAGGAATGAGTACATTCATCAGATGGCAAGGAAGCAGATGGTAGAATGTTTGATGGAGGATGTAGTATTGGAATCATCAGAATGGGATTACCATCTGGAACAGGAGTTCTTTGGCAAATTGCCACTTATGACTCAGCTCAAAAATGATGCGCTGTTTTATGCTTTAAAAGAAATCAATGAACGAGAACGGCATGTATTTTTGTCCCATGTGTTGGATGAGAAAAATTTTGAGATTCTTGCCAAAGAATTGGGGCTGACCTACAAAGGAGTAGCTGCAATTTATTATCGAGCCGTTCAGAAAATAAGAAAAAGAATGGGGGGATTTGGTAAATGAATTTTAAAAAAATATTTTTGCAGGCTAAGACAGGGCAGGAAGGAGCGATGACCCTGTTGCTTGAAATGTATAAACCGCTTTTGATAAAGTATTCTATTATCAACGGAAGATTTGATGAGGATCTTTATCAGGAGTTATGTATTACATTTTTAAAGTGCGTGCGTTTATTTCATGGGTAGGATTTTCTGATACGGATATAAGCGCATAATAAAAGGCAGGAGCAGCAGCCCTCACAAGAGAGCTGTTGCTTCCTGCCGTTTTAAAGTGCAATTCAAACTTATTTTAGATAATAATGGACATAGAGGTTATAGTCTCTGAAGCGTGTAATCATCCTGATCCAGATGTAAAAGTGTTCCGTTTCAGAGTATAGATTATATTCTGTGGAATCGTTGGTACACTCTGCAAAACGGCATATCCGGCGCATCGTATCCAGAGACTGAAATTCTTTCATGCTAAACAATGCATTATGAAATTGATTGATCTCTTGTATTAGCGCTGGCGTTGGCTTTTCTTTATTGCAGTCGTTCCAGGTAGTCCACCACTTATAACCATCATAATCGGAGCGGGAATATACAGTTTCATTAGCAGAGGATGAAGAAGGTTTTTCTAAATCTTTTGCAGTATTTTTAAAAATTTCGCTGAAGGAGCAGGACGGCATCAATAAGGGATGTTTATTTTGTTTCCGATAAAGAAGTCGTCCACTGGTTATTGTATGCCATTCAGATAGAGGCAGAGGATTTTTTTGATAATTCCGAACAGCCTCATCTGCACCGCAACTATGGCAAACATAGACATTTAGGTAGCGGCTGGGAGAATTGGCCGTGAGCTGTCGTTCCAATGGCTGCCCGCATCTCAGGCAGCATGGTGGATTATCCGCATCACAGGTCAGCAGTCTTTTGTCCTTTTTCCAAGCAGATTCCAGCAAATCTTTGGGGTAAATGGATATTTTCATAGATACCTCCTAATACAATCATTGAGGACTTGACAATGGGTTTCAAATTTCATGCACGATACCTATCTTCCAGTATTTGAAGGTAACGTGTATACCCATCAGGATCAATTTCTTTCAATTTGGAAGTACGGAACCGATATTCGGGATAACAGCAGAAGCCACTGGAGGCAGATCGTCCAGTTGGAACGGCAAGACCATGGCGAACAATCCATGCTAGGATGTCCTTTCCGTTATTATTGGTGTCAATAAATGCGCAGTCCTTTGGCATTTCGCCCCCAAGGTTAACTGTCAGTATATTCCAGAGTTCCGGTTCACCATTGCTCCAGTTTTCCATTCTGATGGCAAGGTTTCCGTTCATGTAGGTAGCAATAGTGAGCTGTATTGAATAGGTTTTTCCATAACGTTCTAAATCAAATCTCTTCATAATTTCTAATTTCCTTTCATTTTATCTGAAGATTACAGGAATTCAAACAGACTGAGCTGTTGTGGCTGATTTTGTTGAGCTCTCAGATATTCCTGATGGCGATTCTCTAAATCCTGAATTTTTTCCTCACCGAACCATTTGATGGCATGAATGTAATCAAGAGAGTAAGGTGCAATGGAATCCCATCCTTCCTGCACGATTTTCTTTTCCAGCCGCTGTTCCCGTTTTTCTTTTTGGTTAATTCGCCGCAGTCTTTTGGATTCCTTGTTTTGTTTAATCTGATCGGAGGCGTGTATTACAGTAATCCCGTTATGAATATCCTGAAGGTCTTGCAGAAGATCCCTGCTTTCCCGATATTCGGCGCGGATATTTTGTACCTCCACTTTCCAGCCGAACAAAAATCTTTCCGAATGAAAGTTCCCTTCCTCCCATTTCTGAATTTCCGCAGAACTGTACCTGACGATGTTTTCACATATGGTCAGGGATGTATTGGTTTCTAAGAAACGGCAGCCTTTTCGGATACTGATTTCCTCCTGTCCATTAAAAAGGGTATCGTCTCGGCGGATTTTGGTAATTTTCAAGTCATAGAAGACATTGCCCCTCTTTTTGGATATGGGAGAGTGTTTTAAATCACAGATTCCTCCGATATTTTGGCAATTCCTGGCACATCCTATGGGATTATACAACTGACGCCACTCTTTGGTTCGATAATTATAGCGCATATGCCAATAACAGATGTGATTTTTCCTTTGTTGTCGGAAGACTTCATATTTCTGGCGGATTATGTGCTCCTGCTCATCGCGAACCTTTTGAATACTATGATCATAATCATAAGAATGTTTGACCTCATGGCAGTTGCATTGGCTTATTTGACAAAGTCCGCCCTTCTTTGCACAATCTAAAAGGGGATGGCGGAGCGGACAATGATTTACTCGATAAGGACAGCAGACAACTGGATTGTCATTTTCGGGTTTCCAGTCAATCCCTGCGAAGGACATATAACCATTAGAAAATTCGGAACCTTTGCATAAAAGCCCGCATCCGGTAGCATATACTTTGTTGTACAAATAGTGCCGTTCATATTCAAAACCACCCAGAATTTCAAAAAGATGCTTGTCACAGCCATGGTGGGGGAGCTTTGCATAATCAGGATAGTGTTCAAAGGTATACCCCTGAGCAAAGAGTTTTTGGGTAAATAGGTTGTACTCGTTCATTCTGTCCACCTACAATCCCAGGCATGGCCGCATACCAAAATAGTTTTCCATGCGATGGCGAAAAGCCTCGACATCAATATCATATTCTTTAGCAATACAATGCTCACAACAGGCATATCGATAAGCCAGAGTTTTTGATATGCGCTTATCCCAGCTGTTGATCTGTCTGCCGCAGCAGTTGCAGTTTTCATCGAGCCATCTTAGTTTTTGTTTCATTTAAGATTCCTCCATACAAAATTTTGACTGCTGGAAGGTTGCCATTCAAAACAGCCCTCCAGACATATTGTAATTAAGCTGCTGTTTTTGGTGCTGGTGATTCGGACTGCTTTTTGTAGACATACATCAAAAATGCTCCTTTTTCTATTTCCCACGGAATCCATACTCCATTCCGGCAGATACATCCAGAGGCTTCGTTATAAAGTTCCGGTATTCTTGGAGGATCGGCAAAACAATCCTCGGTCATGTATAAACAAAGATACTGGTCATAAACAGGCTTTAAAACAGCTTTTATCCGTCTGCGCAGCTCCAACGCCAGTGCGTCAATTTCTGCAATATCCTGTCTGCGGAAAGCTGCAGCGGAAATTTGTTTCAGAATACCGGACTGTCGGATTGCTTCTTCGATTTGAGGTCGGGTTGTATCAAACAGATCCTTTCGGAGACGAATTCCCTGAAAGGTAACCTCCCTTACATATGCCGAGGCTGCATCAGCGATATCATGGCGCAGCTTATCGTAGGGTTTTCTGTACTTTGTTTTTAGGATTTCCAGAGGAACGGCTTCCAAATTTGCTTTTAAATTTGCAAGGTGGACAGCAAGAGTCTTCCGTAATTCATTTTTATCCATGCTACACTTCCTTTCGTAAAATAATAGTTTAATCATCCTCCCATGGGGAAGAATTTGGAACCTGCTTATCAACGACAGGATAGACTTGAGGAACATTGGTTTGCTCAGATGAATCGGCTTTCTTAGAAGACTCCTGCTTTTCTTTGTTATTTTGCAGACTTCTTCGGTACATCTGAGTCAGCGCATCATCTCCAATATCACTTTTTGGGTGTCCATGTCCCCGCTTTTTTCGGCATTTTTCTATCGCAGCGGCATAGTCGTATCCGACGGCAGTTCCGAACCGTCCTGCAATCTTGACCATTTGTTCAGCGTGATATTCATAAACAGCTTTGTGGTATCCTGTTAAATTCCATTGCTCGCATGCCATTCGCAGTATTCGGGCATAATCCATCAGGGCATTTACTGATTTGCAGAGATCACCGTAACAGGTTTTAAATTCGTGCTTACCATCCACATCATAAAAGCAAACCATAAGCTCTTTTTTGAGAAACTGTTCGACTTCGATTGGCTGCTGGACAACAGACTGGAAAATTTCGCGAGGCATTTCTGGGGGAGTGTTATTGGGATGTTCAGTATGGCTCATGTTGTGAGACCTCCTTTTTGGATGTTTTAGAGGAAATGTGATCTGACAGTATCAGTTGGACTGCCAGTCGAAATCCCGCTTTATAAGCCTGTTCCGCAGCAACGCTGTCACGAATAGAGACCGCCGTTTTATAGGTCTCGAACAGTTCCGCTACTGTAGGAGGAAGAGCGGAGGCTAAAGCAGATTCTGCTTCCATGACCTGTTGGTCCTGCGGAGTCAGAAATTCTTTATTTCCAAATGGTTCCGGTTCATAATTGCCATAATAGAGCTCATGTAGGATATCTGTATCCGCTGTCCATTCCATGTGTGGAAGCCTGTACGAAAGACCTGCGGCGATTTCCTGTAATGTCTGAATCAGCTTTGGAAGCTGATGATTAAAAAAGATTTGTCCCATTTGGGTTTCATGAAAATTCATAAATCCTCCTTTTATGTAATCAATTGTTCTCCCCAGCGGATATGGAACTTTCCTTTTTCATCCTGTTCTCGGTACATTAAAAGAGAGAGCAGATCATAGTCCACATCAAAACGCTGGTAGATATCATCTAAATTTACATTTTGCCCTTTCATAAACAGATTGAGCTTTTCTTTTGCGAGAATCATCTGCATTTGATTTGATTCAATGCTGCCTGCATAGGTCAGAAAATAAACATCTTTATACGCGGTAGAGTTGTAACGGATAAAACGCATATAGAACTGGCTCATGCCGGAATTATTGTAATGAAGTTCCGGTATGATGATTTTGTTGACATATTCAAAATTAACACTGGATGGAAGGCTCTGCTGGGTGCAGAGTAAAATTCCATTTTTGCTCTCCTGAAGCGTCTTTCGGAGGGCACGTCGTTTGGCAAAGCTGACGGTTGAACCAGTGACAATAAATAAAGGGCGGTCCGGCAGGTATTTGCGGATTGCTTTTTCATAGGACTCCAGAACTGTCTTGTGTCTTACCCCGACTGCTGCGATTTCATCCGGCCAGGATGCAAGCATTTCCACAGCGGTGATAATCTTTACTGGTGTGTCTCCTATATATTCCGTCAGGGTATCTGGTGCAGCGCCAATCCGCAGAAGCAGCAGAATCTGCTGTACCAGCTTCATCATGGAATCTTTACGGCTGTTTCCGGCAGAGGAAAAATAGTGGTCACGCATCTGATGGAAGTCTTCGATTGCTTTTTGATAAACCTCCTTTTCCTGAGGCGAGAAGGTAACAGGAACCTGATGAAGTCGTTTGATGTCTTTTCCCACCACCTCTTCAAAGGTACGCGTAATAACCGTTTTTGCCAGGAGGTCGTTTAAAATATCGGCATTGTAGATGTCCTGTGTCTGTTTTTTTAATCCGAAGACGGTGATTTTTTCCGGAAGATGGGAGGCAGCAAACAGAGAATAGCCTTTTTTATAAGCCGGAATTGGCCGACCAAAATACGGATTGTTGGGAGATGTAAGCGTATCTTCTCCATTTTTGTTGATTTCCCTGTTGTATATCAAAGGATTCCAGGAGATCATATTAATGGAATTGTTGTAAAGAAGCTCCAGTTGCGGAGCAAATTCAGAGATATTGTTTCTGGTACTGGTTCCCGTAGTAAGAAGCTTTGCTCGGCAGCGGCGAAAGCAGGAGAGAACGGCCTTGCAGCGCAGGCTCTGTGAGTTGGAGATCTCATCACTTTCATCCAGGATAAGCTGAATATTTTGTTTGAGTCTGTGAATTGTCTTTGCCAGTCGTTTTCGGTAGGTACTTACCTTGTTGAGCGTGATGAGTACAAAATCGCCTGCTTTGATTCGTTCCAAATCCTTCAGGCGCTCCACAAATACATAAGACAGTCCGTAGTTCTTTAACACTACATCCCAGTTATTGCGGATGGAGATTGCAGATGAAACTACCCATGTGCTGTGAATGTTTTGGCGCTGCATCCGGTACAAACCGGTGGCGATACCTGCCAGTGTCTTTCCGCTGCCCTGTTCCCATTGAAGAAGGGCATAACGCTTTTGGAGAACCAGATTGATGTCATGCTTCTGGGTGGGATTTAGAAGTATTTCCTCCTCGTTTTCTGAATCCCAGAAGGTGAGGGAAGAGAGCCATTGGGCAATTTTAAAATTTTCCGTCATCTTGTCAAAAGGCTGGCTTTGGTTTTCATATTCTGTATGTTTTCGGCGGAGAAGCCGTTCAAAACCAGGGAAATGTTCCGGCTGGTTATCCAAAACAGCCTGATAAACTGGAATGGGCTGCTTCATGGATACGCTTAGCCTCTGTCTGGCTTTTTTACTGTAACCTTTGTAAACAAAGTGACCACCCTGTTTTACAAGCGTAATCGTGTCATGCTCCGGCTTTTGATTTTGTTTTTTTAGGAGCCGGCGCAGATAGGAGAGTACCTTTGCTTCCGTCAGCTGAGCGTGACACCACTGTTCATAGCTCATATTGTCCGGACATTTTTGGGTATAAAATGTATGCAGGTATTCGCAGCATTTTGCATAGTGGGACCGGACTGCAGGATGGCTCTTGATCTGGTAAAGAAGCTTTTGCACCTCATATTTAAAAGTTTCAGAAGTATTGCTGCTTTTAGATAGTTCTAAAAGGATACGGGAACTGTTCTGTTCCAGAGTTGCCTTTGGAAAGTGAATGATTCGCTCATAGATCGTTTGAGCTTCCTGTTCTATGGAGTTATAGTCTGGTAAGTCCAGTATGGTATCCGTACAATAAGGATGGGCTTTCCAGCCTTCTGTATTGCTGCGTTTTTGCCAGAACTGAATTTTTGTGGGAAATTCGGATACGCCCAGAGAACGGAATGCATTTGAAGGTAAAGAAATCTGCCCCAGAAAACTGAAATTCTTTTCCATCTGCCGTATCTGACTTTTATCGGTAAAAGTGTCAGCCAGAAAGGACTGGGGGACGATCAGAGCCATAATACCCAATGGTTTCAGTAATTCTGCAGCTTTTAAGCAGTAGTACATTTGAGAGGACAATTCTCCATGAGATTCTGTCCACCAGGTCAAATGGAAGGGAGGATTGCCTACCACATAGTCAAAACGGAGTTTTGGCTGATAAGTGCGAAGATCCTGACAGTCAATGTTGGCATCAGGGAATAAAAAATGCGCTACTTTATAGGCTCGTATATCCAGTTCACATCCATAAGCATTTGATTCAACAGGAACAAAGTTAAAAAAGCTTCCCATTCCGCAGGTTAAGTCTGCAATCAGATCGTTGGAAGACAGCTTCAGGCTGGAGATGATTAATTCACACAATGCGGGCGGAGTAAAAAACTGCCCGTTTTCAAATTCTTTTTTTGCATCGCTGTATTCATGGTAATTGTTGAAATCACTTGGATTGAGACCATGGAGACCACCGTCTCCTGTGTATGCCTGGAAAATATCTTCGGGCAGTATATGATGGGAGTCGGCAGTGTTGCTGTCAATCAGAAACAACACCTTTTCGTTTAGTTCCTTTCTTCTGTTTTGGGGAATAATTTTTTCTGTATATGGGTATTTCAATGTCTTTCCTCCTAACATATTGTGCCAAGATAGGTTTCTGCAAACTCTTTTGCATAGCCTTCCTCTGTAAAGCGGAGATCTACACGCCCATTTTTAAATGCTTTCAGAGATTTGATTTTTTTACAGGTTGTAAATGTGATTTCGTTGGTGGTATGGTAGCCGTATCCCAAAAGTTCAGAGAACTCCCGGGGGATCAATGTAAAACTATCTGTTTCATAATGGATGATACCCCTGAGGATATGTTTCATGGAGTCATTTAACTCCCACTTACCGTCAAAGGGCCAGCTTTTATAAGAACAGGCATAATGGGTAAACTGGATCACACTTTTTTTACGTTCATAGTTGGCACATTTTTGATATGTGTTCCAAGCTGCTTTATGGCATTTGCCTCTTAATTGGTGAAACGCTTCCTGCAGAAAACTTCTTCCGTTTAATTGCAGGAGAATTTGTTCCAGAATCTGATTGCTGGACAGAGAGCAATTTTGAAGCTCCTGATGGTATGCATGGAGTGTTTCATCATGCAGCGAAGAATTTTCTGGCTGTTTTGGCAGGAGTTTTTCCTTGATTTCCTGGGCTGATATACAAATATGGTAGTTGGAGTTGAAATAACTCACCAGATTTTCTATAAAAGCGCTATGAGTAGCTCGAAGTTCTTTCTGTATTGCATCGGAAGAAATTTTGAGACAGCTCTTTGGAGTGAGGTATGCCAGAGGAGAGGTGTCCGTAGAAGAAAGCGCCGTCCTTTGCACAGCCAAAATATCACTCCAGAAGTAATCCAGTTCCAGCAGGGATTCCTTTGCAGCCTCATATGCATTTTGATGTGCAAGGCAGAATGCCTGCTCTGTTTGGGTTAGGCATGTATCCGCTGTAATTTTAACGGAGTCAAATTTTTCGATAAGGCTCATATCTGTTTCCTTTCAAAGAATTAATAGATGAAAGTATGGTTGTTTCTTATATAAAAAACTGCGGCAGTGAAATCTGATCTGCCGCAGCCAAAATATACTGGAATGGTATGTACCATCTGTTATGCTATAGTTACAGTCCTTCTATGCACATGCAGCCAGTCTCACAGGGAGCGGACTGATGGCTGCCAGCGGAAAAGGGTGCAGAGACAGGTGGTAATGAGTATTCAGAGTTTCAAAATGGACATACTCATGATTCTGTTCATACAGAGCCACAACGCGGGATGTATGATAAATCTGTCCGTCAATAGCAATGAGAACACTTTTGCCAATGGTAAGGGGGCTCATCAGCCTGCCACACAAGTGTAATTCCTTTTTCTGTTTCTTCATTCGTTCAGACCTCCTTTTATTGCGCATTATTCATAGCAAAGTTTTATTAAAATTTGCCGTACTTCTTCTAAGGCTTCTTTTACACATTTCATGGGAATCTTCTGGATATGGGCAATATCCCGGATGCTGTAACCGCTGGTTTTCAGACGGATCATGTCCATCTGTTGCCTGGATACGCGGCCGGCCAGGTCGTGCAGAAGA
The window above is part of the Lachnoclostridium edouardi genome. Proteins encoded here:
- a CDS encoding helix-turn-helix domain-containing protein, coding for MSELLNQIGNRLLTRRKQLRLTQEELAELSEITSQTISYAELGKKALRPENIIRICSALQISTDYLLTGKITENDCSYLSSKISELTPTQYRHLENIVNSYIAAIHEKEV
- a CDS encoding SLOG family protein, whose protein sequence is MEKRACAVTGHDPKRFKFKYKEDYSLCKKIKRTIKNEIQRLYDEENVRTFYVGGSLGVDMWAGEIALRLKEQPGYKDIELVVVLPFPDHEKDWDKRSKMRLSFLINHSEDCKIIGQKKNQRSYIEKDIYMVDQTEYLLAVYDNNSDEKLQITKMVRYALSKGKGVIMIHPDTAEIV
- the tnpA gene encoding IS200/IS605 family transposase, with the protein product MDSNSLSHTKWNCKYHIVFAPKYRRKIAYGKIKQDIANILSMLCKRKGVKIVEAEICPDHVHRLVEIPPSISVSYFVGYLKGKSTLMIFERHTNLKYKYGNRHFWCRGYYVDTVGKNAKKIQEYIANQLQEDLEYDQMTLKEYIDPFTGEPVKANK
- a CDS encoding sigma-70 family RNA polymerase sigma factor; protein product: MWQRNNGRKENEVLQNHFTSYISTAIKRRRNEYIHQMARKQMVECLMEDVVLESSEWDYHLEQEFFGKLPLMTQLKNDALFYALKEINERERHVFLSHVLDEKNFEILAKELGLTYKGVAAIYYRAVQKIRKRMGGFGK
- a CDS encoding helix-turn-helix domain-containing protein; the encoded protein is MNFKKIFLQAKTGQEGAMTLLLEMYKPLLIKYSIINGRFDEDLYQELCITFLKCVRLFHG
- a CDS encoding DUF4313 domain-containing protein, which gives rise to MKRFDLERYGKTYSIQLTIATYMNGNLAIRMENWSNGEPELWNILTVNLGGEMPKDCAFIDTNNNGKDILAWIVRHGLAVPTGRSASSGFCCYPEYRFRTSKLKEIDPDGYTRYLQILEDRYRA
- a CDS encoding sarcolemmal membrane-associated protein, with protein sequence MNEYNLFTQKLFAQGYTFEHYPDYAKLPHHGCDKHLFEILGGFEYERHYLYNKVYATGCGLLCKGSEFSNGYMSFAGIDWKPENDNPVVCCPYRVNHCPLRHPLLDCAKKGGLCQISQCNCHEVKHSYDYDHSIQKVRDEQEHIIRQKYEVFRQQRKNHICYWHMRYNYRTKEWRQLYNPIGCARNCQNIGGICDLKHSPISKKRGNVFYDLKITKIRRDDTLFNGQEEISIRKGCRFLETNTSLTICENIVRYSSAEIQKWEEGNFHSERFLFGWKVEVQNIRAEYRESRDLLQDLQDIHNGITVIHASDQIKQNKESKRLRRINQKEKREQRLEKKIVQEGWDSIAPYSLDYIHAIKWFGEEKIQDLENRHQEYLRAQQNQPQQLSLFEFL
- a CDS encoding decarboxylase; the encoded protein is MDKNELRKTLAVHLANLKANLEAVPLEILKTKYRKPYDKLRHDIADAASAYVREVTFQGIRLRKDLFDTTRPQIEEAIRQSGILKQISAAAFRRQDIAEIDALALELRRRIKAVLKPVYDQYLCLYMTEDCFADPPRIPELYNEASGCICRNGVWIPWEIEKGAFLMYVYKKQSESPAPKTAA
- a CDS encoding DUF6809 family protein, with protein sequence MNFHETQMGQIFFNHQLPKLIQTLQEIAAGLSYRLPHMEWTADTDILHELYYGNYEPEPFGNKEFLTPQDQQVMEAESALASALPPTVAELFETYKTAVSIRDSVAAEQAYKAGFRLAVQLILSDHISSKTSKKEVSQHEPY
- a CDS encoding SNF2-related protein gives rise to the protein MKYPYTEKIIPQNRRKELNEKVLFLIDSNTADSHHILPEDIFQAYTGDGGLHGLNPSDFNNYHEYSDAKKEFENGQFFTPPALCELIISSLKLSSNDLIADLTCGMGSFFNFVPVESNAYGCELDIRAYKVAHFLFPDANIDCQDLRTYQPKLRFDYVVGNPPFHLTWWTESHGELSSQMYYCLKAAELLKPLGIMALIVPQSFLADTFTDKSQIRQMEKNFSFLGQISLPSNAFRSLGVSEFPTKIQFWQKRSNTEGWKAHPYCTDTILDLPDYNSIEQEAQTIYERIIHFPKATLEQNSSRILLELSKSSNTSETFKYEVQKLLYQIKSHPAVRSHYAKCCEYLHTFYTQKCPDNMSYEQWCHAQLTEAKVLSYLRRLLKKQNQKPEHDTITLVKQGGHFVYKGYSKKARQRLSVSMKQPIPVYQAVLDNQPEHFPGFERLLRRKHTEYENQSQPFDKMTENFKIAQWLSSLTFWDSENEEEILLNPTQKHDINLVLQKRYALLQWEQGSGKTLAGIATGLYRMQRQNIHSTWVVSSAISIRNNWDVVLKNYGLSYVFVERLKDLERIKAGDFVLITLNKVSTYRKRLAKTIHRLKQNIQLILDESDEISNSQSLRCKAVLSCFRRCRAKLLTTGTSTRNNISEFAPQLELLYNNSINMISWNPLIYNREINKNGEDTLTSPNNPYFGRPIPAYKKGYSLFAASHLPEKITVFGLKKQTQDIYNADILNDLLAKTVITRTFEEVVGKDIKRLHQVPVTFSPQEKEVYQKAIEDFHQMRDHYFSSAGNSRKDSMMKLVQQILLLLRIGAAPDTLTEYIGDTPVKIITAVEMLASWPDEIAAVGVRHKTVLESYEKAIRKYLPDRPLFIVTGSTVSFAKRRALRKTLQESKNGILLCTQQSLPSSVNFEYVNKIIIPELHYNNSGMSQFYMRFIRYNSTAYKDVYFLTYAGSIESNQMQMILAKEKLNLFMKGQNVNLDDIYQRFDVDYDLLSLLMYREQDEKGKFHIRWGEQLIT